A region from the Deinococcus sp. KSM4-11 genome encodes:
- the ald gene encoding alanine dehydrogenase has product MQIGLPKEIKVKENRVALTPGGVGTLVRRGHSVTVEQGAGVGSGIADSEYVQAGATLGSAADAWAADMVVKVKEPIASEYPYLRDDLLLFTYLHLAADRSLTDALLASGTTGVAYETVQVEDGSLPLLTPMSEVAGRLSVQAGAYHLQKPVGGRGVLLGGVPGVQPGHITIIGGGVVGTNAAKIAMGLGAKVTILDVSQRRLAYLDDVFFGRLTTMMSSEANIRALLPDTDLLIGAVLIPGAKAPHLVTRDMLPLMPEGSVIVDVAVDQGGCVETIHPTTHDDPTYLVDGVIHYGVANMPGAVPRTSTFALTNQTLPYALLLADHGRKALGKNAALKLGLNTHHGKLTYQGVADAFGLDYVEPLAALA; this is encoded by the coding sequence ATGCAGATCGGACTCCCGAAGGAAATCAAGGTCAAGGAAAACCGCGTCGCCCTCACGCCCGGCGGCGTCGGGACGCTCGTCCGACGCGGGCACAGCGTCACCGTGGAGCAGGGGGCGGGTGTGGGCAGCGGCATCGCCGACAGCGAGTACGTGCAGGCCGGCGCCACGCTCGGCAGCGCCGCCGACGCCTGGGCCGCCGACATGGTGGTGAAGGTCAAGGAACCCATCGCGAGCGAGTACCCCTACCTGCGGGACGACCTCCTGCTGTTCACGTACCTGCACCTGGCCGCCGACCGCTCGCTGACCGACGCGCTGCTGGCTTCCGGCACGACCGGGGTCGCCTACGAGACCGTGCAGGTCGAGGACGGCAGCCTCCCGCTGCTGACTCCCATGAGCGAGGTCGCGGGCCGCCTGAGCGTGCAGGCCGGTGCGTACCACCTGCAGAAGCCCGTCGGCGGGCGCGGCGTGCTGCTCGGCGGGGTTCCCGGCGTGCAGCCCGGGCACATCACCATCATCGGGGGCGGCGTGGTGGGCACGAACGCCGCGAAGATCGCCATGGGCCTGGGCGCCAAGGTCACCATCCTCGACGTGTCGCAGCGCCGCCTGGCGTACCTGGACGACGTGTTCTTCGGCCGGCTGACGACCATGATGAGCAGCGAGGCGAACATCCGTGCCCTGCTGCCGGACACCGACCTGCTGATCGGCGCGGTGCTGATCCCCGGTGCGAAGGCCCCCCATCTCGTCACGCGCGACATGCTGCCCCTGATGCCCGAGGGCAGCGTGATCGTGGACGTTGCCGTGGATCAGGGCGGCTGCGTGGAAACCATCCACCCCACCACCCACGACGATCCCACGTACCTCGTGGACGGCGTCATCCACTACGGCGTGGCGAACATGCCCGGCGCCGTGCCGCGCACCAGCACCTTCGCGCTGACCAACCAGACCCTACCGTATGCCCTGCTGCTCGCCGACCACGGCCGCAAGGCGCTCGGGAAGAACGCCGCGCTCAAGCTGGGGCTCAACACCCACCACGGCAAGCTCACCTACCAGGGCGTCGCCGACGCCTTCGGCCTGGACTACGTGGAGCCGTTGGCCGCGCTGGCGTAA
- a CDS encoding ABC transporter ATP-binding protein, with translation MFSRPRPLGGSSRQGGAPVKRDPRQLARLLAYARPYRLLFVLGVAATLLSSGLNLIFPKLFGTLIDASFLKVGGGDTGPLDRTVLLLLGVFALSSLFGAAQSYLLARVGAGVVADLRRAVFSHLLTLSPRFFGEHKTGDLTSRLTADVGTVQGVTSNALAQLAAQSVTLVGALILLVTTSPRLSLLTLVIIPLVIGTAVTVGRRIRTVSRTVQDAVAQANASAEEAISGVRVVQSFTAENVERGRYGEGVRASFLAALKRARLQAFMSGIMSFLTFSSLALVLWYGGRQVMAGLLSPGNLVTFLFYALQVGGTVAQLTGIFNQFQEALGASSRIFELLDERSDLPEVAVPVPLSRAEGHVTFQAVTFEYGTAAVLRGIDLEVPAGQVVALVGPSGAGKTTLVNLIPRFWDVTGGTLLIDGQDVRTYALHDLRAQVGLVPQETLLFSGTVRENILYGRPEATPAEVEAAARAANVHEFVTALQAGYDTVVGERGVKLSGGQRQRVAIARAILKDPRILILDEATSALDNESEALVQTALDRLMQGRTTFVIAHRLSTIRNADRIIVLDAGKIVEDGPHAQLIAAGGLYRDLYELQFRAQQEGRTELV, from the coding sequence ATGTTCTCCCGTCCACGTCCCCTCGGCGGTTCCTCCAGGCAGGGCGGGGCGCCCGTGAAGCGCGATCCGCGGCAACTGGCGCGGCTCCTGGCCTACGCGCGCCCGTACCGCCTGCTGTTCGTGCTGGGCGTGGCCGCCACGCTGCTGTCGAGCGGCCTGAACCTGATCTTCCCGAAACTGTTCGGCACGCTCATTGACGCGTCGTTCCTGAAAGTCGGCGGCGGGGACACCGGGCCGCTCGACCGCACAGTGCTGCTGCTGCTGGGCGTGTTCGCGCTGTCCTCCCTGTTCGGGGCCGCCCAGTCGTACCTGCTCGCGCGGGTCGGGGCGGGCGTGGTCGCGGACCTGCGCCGGGCGGTGTTCTCGCATCTGCTCACGCTCTCGCCGCGCTTCTTCGGGGAGCACAAGACCGGTGACCTGACCAGCCGCCTGACCGCCGACGTGGGCACCGTGCAGGGCGTGACGAGCAACGCCCTGGCCCAGCTCGCGGCGCAGAGCGTGACGCTGGTGGGAGCGCTGATCCTGCTGGTCACGACCAGTCCGCGCCTGAGCCTGCTCACGCTGGTCATCATTCCGCTGGTGATCGGCACGGCCGTGACCGTCGGGCGGCGCATCCGAACCGTCAGCCGCACCGTGCAGGACGCCGTGGCCCAGGCGAACGCCAGCGCCGAGGAGGCCATCAGCGGCGTGCGCGTCGTGCAGAGCTTCACCGCCGAGAACGTCGAACGCGGCCGCTATGGCGAGGGGGTTCGGGCCAGCTTCCTCGCGGCCCTGAAACGCGCCCGGCTCCAGGCGTTCATGTCCGGCATCATGAGCTTCCTGACCTTCTCGTCGCTGGCCCTGGTGCTGTGGTACGGCGGGCGGCAGGTCATGGCGGGCCTGCTCTCGCCGGGCAACCTCGTCACGTTCCTGTTCTACGCCCTGCAGGTGGGCGGCACGGTCGCGCAGCTGACCGGCATCTTCAACCAGTTCCAGGAGGCGCTGGGCGCGTCCAGCCGCATTTTCGAACTGCTCGACGAACGCAGTGACCTGCCCGAAGTCGCCGTTCCTGTCCCGCTGTCCCGCGCCGAGGGCCACGTGACCTTCCAGGCCGTGACCTTCGAGTACGGCACGGCCGCCGTGCTGCGCGGCATCGACCTGGAGGTGCCCGCCGGACAGGTCGTGGCGCTGGTCGGCCCCAGCGGGGCAGGGAAGACCACGCTGGTCAACCTGATCCCACGCTTCTGGGACGTGACCGGGGGCACGCTGCTGATCGACGGCCAGGACGTGCGCACTTACGCCCTGCACGACCTGCGCGCCCAGGTGGGGCTGGTACCGCAGGAAACGCTGCTGTTCTCCGGCACGGTGCGCGAGAACATCCTGTACGGCCGCCCCGAAGCCACTCCCGCCGAGGTCGAGGCGGCCGCCCGCGCCGCGAACGTCCACGAGTTCGTGACCGCGCTCCAGGCCGGCTACGACACGGTGGTCGGCGAGCGCGGCGTGAAGTTGTCGGGGGGGCAGCGCCAGCGGGTCGCCATCGCCCGCGCGATCCTGAAAGACCCCCGCATCCTGATCCTCGACGAGGCGACCAGCGCCCTGGACAATGAATCCGAGGCGCTGGTGCAGACCGCGCTGGATCGCCTGATGCAGGGCCGCACGACCTTCGTCATCGCGCACCGGCTCAGCACCATCCGGAACGCCGACCGGATCATCGTGCTCGATGCTGGGAAGATCGTCGAGGACGGCCCGCACGCGCAGCTGATCGCCGCCGGTGGCCTGTACCGCGACCTGTACGAGTTGCAGTTCCGCGCGCAGCAGGAAGGCCGCACGGAACTGGTCTGA
- a CDS encoding aldo/keto reductase, giving the protein MEQREFGSTGLKVSILGLGAGQIGDARHSEDLAGTLMNRALDSGVTLVDTARGYGLSEERIGRHLSWRRDDFILSSKGGYGADGATDWTPAAIRLGIEQALKRLRVDWIDIFHLHSCPLEVLHQGELLAALDDAREGGLIRVAAYSGENEALKYAVTSGRFGSVETSVNLADQWSAQYILPLAREAGLGVIAKRPIANAAWQYAQRPTGQYAETYWERLGRLDLDAVRQGAGLDWDEFALRFSAYTPGVHSAIVGTASVDNLERNIELVQRGPLPLDVLTHIQAAWDEHGKGWAGEV; this is encoded by the coding sequence ATGGAGCAACGCGAGTTTGGAAGCACGGGACTGAAGGTCAGCATTCTCGGGCTGGGTGCCGGGCAGATCGGGGACGCCCGGCACAGCGAGGACCTGGCCGGCACCCTGATGAACCGGGCGCTGGACTCCGGCGTGACCCTGGTCGATACGGCGCGCGGCTACGGTCTCAGCGAGGAGCGGATCGGCCGGCACCTCTCGTGGCGGCGCGACGATTTCATCCTCAGCAGCAAGGGCGGGTACGGAGCCGACGGAGCCACCGACTGGACGCCCGCCGCCATCCGCCTGGGCATCGAACAGGCCCTGAAGCGCCTGCGCGTGGACTGGATCGACATCTTCCACCTGCACTCCTGCCCGCTGGAGGTGCTGCACCAGGGCGAGTTGCTGGCCGCGCTGGACGATGCCCGCGAGGGCGGCCTGATCCGCGTGGCCGCCTACAGCGGCGAGAACGAGGCGCTGAAGTACGCCGTCACGTCCGGCCGGTTCGGCAGTGTCGAGACCAGCGTGAACCTGGCCGATCAGTGGAGCGCGCAGTACATCCTGCCGCTGGCCCGCGAAGCCGGTCTGGGGGTGATCGCCAAGCGGCCCATCGCCAACGCGGCGTGGCAGTACGCCCAGCGCCCCACCGGTCAGTACGCCGAGACCTACTGGGAACGCCTGGGTCGCCTCGATCTGGATGCCGTCCGCCAGGGTGCCGGCCTCGACTGGGACGAGTTCGCGCTGCGGTTCAGCGCCTACACGCCCGGCGTGCACAGCGCCATCGTCGGCACGGCCAGCGTGGACAACCTCGAACGCAACATCGAACTCGTGCAACGCGGCCCGCTGCCGCTCGATGTCCTCACGCACATCCAGGCCGCGTGGGACGAGCACGGCAAGGGCTGGGCCGGGGAAGTGTAG
- the murA gene encoding UDP-N-acetylglucosamine 1-carboxyvinyltransferase has product MQLTPLHIKGGRPLTGTVAAQHSKNAALPVIVASLLSSEKVVLHGIPRLSDVYTILDLMQHLGTQHVWVGDNSLELYTPEILNTDAPYALVSKMRASFIVLGAILARAGQATVSMPGGCAWGPRPVDQHVKALRALGAEITEDGGNFDARRSAALSGTFAFELLTVGGTHNAILASVLGDGVVTLENASIDTDVVDMIEFLNSLGADIQGAGTNTLVIRGVSALRGGSYRVIPDRIEAGTFMIMAAATRSRVTLTNIRPDHLRAVSAKLQEMGVDVQEHDSSIVVDARDRDLHPVNITTQSFPGFPTDLQPQMSALLTTVPGTSVVQDPVYPDRLTHVAELHRMGANITVSGYTQVIQGAKLHSAPVKAADLRAGAALIIGALTADGETVIDGVQYLNRGYERLSERLRGLGVDVQQPELALAMD; this is encoded by the coding sequence ATGCAACTGACCCCACTGCACATCAAGGGAGGCCGCCCGCTCACGGGAACGGTCGCCGCGCAACACAGCAAGAACGCGGCCCTGCCGGTCATCGTCGCCAGCCTCCTGAGCAGTGAGAAGGTCGTTCTTCACGGCATCCCCCGTCTGTCGGACGTCTACACCATCCTGGATCTGATGCAGCATCTGGGCACGCAGCACGTCTGGGTGGGCGACAACAGCCTGGAACTGTACACCCCCGAGATCCTGAACACCGACGCGCCCTACGCGCTGGTCAGCAAGATGCGGGCCTCCTTCATCGTGCTGGGGGCCATCCTGGCCCGCGCCGGGCAGGCCACCGTGTCCATGCCCGGCGGCTGCGCGTGGGGTCCCCGTCCCGTGGATCAGCACGTCAAGGCCCTGCGCGCCCTGGGCGCCGAGATCACCGAGGACGGCGGCAACTTCGACGCGCGCCGCAGCGCCGCCCTGAGCGGCACCTTCGCCTTCGAGCTGCTCACCGTGGGCGGTACCCACAATGCCATCCTGGCGAGCGTGCTGGGCGACGGCGTGGTCACGCTGGAGAACGCCAGCATCGACACGGACGTCGTGGACATGATCGAGTTCCTGAACAGCCTGGGCGCCGACATCCAGGGCGCCGGGACGAACACCCTGGTCATCCGGGGTGTCAGCGCCCTGCGCGGCGGGTCGTACAGGGTCATCCCGGATCGCATCGAGGCCGGCACGTTCATGATCATGGCCGCCGCTACCCGCAGCCGCGTGACCCTCACGAACATCCGCCCGGATCACCTGCGCGCCGTGAGCGCCAAACTGCAGGAGATGGGCGTGGACGTGCAGGAGCACGACTCCAGCATCGTCGTCGATGCCCGCGACCGCGACCTGCATCCGGTGAACATCACCACGCAGAGCTTTCCCGGCTTTCCCACGGACCTGCAACCCCAGATGAGCGCCCTGCTCACCACGGTGCCCGGCACCAGCGTGGTGCAGGATCCCGTGTACCCGGATCGTCTGACGCACGTGGCCGAACTGCACCGCATGGGCGCGAACATCACCGTGAGCGGCTACACGCAGGTGATCCAGGGCGCAAAACTGCACTCCGCGCCCGTGAAGGCCGCAGACCTGCGCGCCGGTGCCGCCCTGATCATCGGCGCGCTGACCGCCGACGGCGAGACCGTCATCGACGGTGTGCAGTACCTGAACCGGGGCTACGAGCGCCTCAGTGAGCGCCTGCGCGGCCTTGGCGTGGATGTCCAGCAGCCCGAGTTAGCACTCGCGATGGACTGA
- a CDS encoding transcriptional regulator, with protein sequence MPKKERKRLQVVISDEQDALLTRTAYELSSPERLISKSEVVRLAIEKIARELGEGAHLEEYRAILEADDISDES encoded by the coding sequence ATGCCCAAGAAGGAACGCAAACGCCTGCAGGTGGTTATCAGCGATGAGCAGGACGCCCTCCTGACCCGCACGGCCTACGAACTGTCCAGCCCCGAGCGCCTGATCAGCAAGAGCGAGGTCGTGCGTCTGGCCATCGAGAAGATCGCCCGCGAACTGGGCGAGGGCGCGCACCTCGAGGAATACCGCGCGATCCTCGAGGCCGACGACATCAGCGACGAATCCTGA
- a CDS encoding C40 family peptidase, with amino-acid sequence MPRPHPVVIRSLLLLALSLGAAAATAPGPVLPDPASTVTVQPGDTAYSIARRAGISVDTLLGLNGLSAPTLKVGQTLRVREVLVYTVQPGETLYALSRRYGVSVEALLYENALPPGATLKAGQALRIPARPGATTASVPAPPSAPASPPTSPTSSSATSGGVLGSPFLPALPAPDRPNLSPPSKLPTLPAALLPPLVPDATASTLPVASGQPTDWLSAALSLLGTPYVYGGASRSGTDCSGLVVQVFTPLGMNLPRTSAAQALVGDPVESGQWQPGDLVFFDTDGQGHVSHVGIYLGDDAFVDANTYQGKVVVDHLLGDRYWAARYMGARRVLPVPLAMRP; translated from the coding sequence ATGCCCAGACCACACCCTGTCGTGATCCGTTCCCTGCTGCTCCTGGCCCTGAGCCTGGGAGCCGCTGCGGCCACCGCGCCGGGGCCGGTACTGCCCGACCCGGCGTCGACAGTCACGGTGCAGCCCGGCGATACCGCGTACTCGATTGCCCGCCGGGCCGGCATCAGCGTGGACACCCTGCTGGGCCTGAACGGCCTGAGCGCCCCTACCCTGAAAGTCGGGCAGACGCTGCGCGTGCGAGAGGTGCTGGTCTACACCGTGCAGCCCGGCGAGACCCTGTACGCCCTGTCACGCCGCTATGGCGTGAGCGTGGAGGCCCTGCTGTACGAGAATGCCCTGCCCCCCGGAGCGACCCTGAAGGCCGGTCAGGCCCTGCGGATTCCCGCGCGTCCGGGCGCGACCACGGCCAGCGTCCCCGCTCCACCTTCGGCTCCGGCCAGCCCGCCCACTTCCCCCACCTCCAGCTCGGCCACATCAGGTGGAGTGCTCGGGTCACCCTTCCTGCCGGCCCTGCCCGCGCCGGATCGGCCGAACCTGAGTCCACCCAGCAAGCTGCCCACGTTGCCGGCCGCCCTACTACCACCGCTGGTGCCGGACGCCACGGCCAGCACCCTTCCGGTCGCTAGCGGCCAGCCCACGGACTGGCTCTCGGCGGCGCTCTCGCTGCTGGGCACCCCGTACGTGTACGGCGGGGCCAGCCGCAGCGGCACGGATTGCAGCGGCCTGGTCGTGCAGGTCTTCACACCGCTCGGAATGAACCTGCCGCGCACCAGCGCCGCGCAGGCCCTGGTGGGCGATCCGGTCGAGAGCGGTCAGTGGCAGCCGGGCGACCTGGTGTTCTTCGACACGGACGGCCAGGGTCACGTGTCGCACGTGGGCATCTACCTGGGAGATGACGCCTTCGTGGACGCGAACACCTACCAGGGAAAGGTGGTCGTGGATCACCTGCTGGGCGACCGCTACTGGGCGGCCCGGTACATGGGCGCTCGGCGGGTGTTGCCGGTACCGCTGGCCATGCGCCCCTGA
- a CDS encoding MFS transporter: MLARADAWRVRTFSALRHPNYRRFWMSQLLSLVGTWMQATAQQYLVLELSGGSSAALGWVTVAQFTPSLLLSLFAGAVIDRLPRRRVLLTTQGVLLLTAVALAVTTHLGVVTLPLVMLIAFVSGCANAFDMPARQSMVVDFVPRSDVSNAVALNSLSFNVSRTLGQALFGVVAALGVSLLAGGDGSRLAHLALPFYLNVASFFVVLYVLATLPFPPREAAPHGSMLDDVREGLRYVRRTPGVRNVMLLVGLMSLTIINFNVIIPYYARVVFGAREATFGLLSAAFGAGAMAGALWQASRPNPLRNLRIGALILIGSATALALTPGATLAVPVLAVCGFGMLSLLVSANSSVQLTIPDHLRGRVMSLYSFVLVGMGPPGALISSYLIGKTGPLGPRVGLIALAALGALALLFLWTRLPRQLVTPEAQAAPAD; this comes from the coding sequence GTGCTAGCGCGTGCCGACGCGTGGCGAGTCCGGACGTTCAGCGCCCTGCGCCACCCCAACTACCGCCGTTTCTGGATGTCCCAGCTGCTGTCGCTGGTGGGCACGTGGATGCAGGCGACCGCCCAGCAGTACTTGGTGCTGGAACTGTCCGGGGGCAGCAGCGCGGCGCTGGGCTGGGTGACGGTCGCGCAGTTCACGCCCAGCCTGCTGCTCTCACTGTTCGCGGGGGCCGTGATCGACCGCCTGCCCCGGCGCCGCGTGCTGCTGACCACCCAAGGCGTGCTGCTGCTCACGGCCGTGGCGCTGGCGGTGACCACGCACCTGGGGGTCGTGACCTTGCCGCTGGTCATGCTGATCGCGTTCGTGTCGGGCTGCGCGAACGCCTTCGACATGCCCGCCCGGCAGAGCATGGTCGTGGATTTCGTGCCGCGCAGCGACGTCAGCAATGCCGTCGCGCTGAACAGCCTGTCGTTCAACGTGAGCCGCACGCTGGGGCAGGCGCTGTTCGGAGTAGTCGCCGCGCTGGGCGTGTCCCTCTTGGCGGGCGGGGACGGCAGCCGGCTCGCGCACCTCGCGCTGCCGTTCTACCTGAATGTCGCGTCGTTCTTCGTGGTGCTCTACGTCCTGGCGACCCTGCCCTTCCCACCCCGCGAGGCTGCGCCCCACGGCAGCATGCTCGACGACGTCCGCGAGGGCCTGCGCTACGTGCGCCGCACGCCGGGAGTCCGCAACGTCATGTTGCTGGTCGGCCTGATGAGCCTGACGATCATCAATTTCAACGTGATCATTCCCTACTACGCCCGCGTGGTGTTCGGCGCCCGCGAGGCGACCTTCGGGCTCCTCTCGGCGGCCTTCGGGGCCGGGGCCATGGCGGGCGCGCTGTGGCAGGCCAGCCGTCCGAACCCGCTGCGGAACCTGCGGATCGGGGCGCTGATCCTGATCGGGTCAGCCACGGCGCTGGCCCTCACGCCCGGCGCGACGCTCGCGGTGCCGGTGCTGGCCGTGTGCGGCTTCGGCATGCTGAGCCTGCTGGTCAGTGCGAACAGCAGCGTGCAGCTGACCATTCCCGACCACCTGCGCGGCCGGGTCATGAGCCTGTATTCCTTCGTGCTGGTCGGCATGGGCCCGCCCGGCGCGCTGATCTCCAGTTACCTGATCGGCAAGACCGGACCGCTCGGGCCGCGCGTGGGCCTGATCGCCCTGGCTGCCCTGGGCGCCCTGGCCCTGCTGTTCCTATGGACACGCCTGCCCCGCCAGCTGGTGACGCCCGAGGCTCAAGCTGCCCCGGCCGACTGA
- the hemC gene encoding hydroxymethylbilane synthase, whose translation MRTVTVGTRGSTLALAQTRWVVARLKEEWPDTDFRIQTISTKGDQQRGSLVAMAQRGDKGFWVKEIEDALLQNRIDIAVHSLKDLPTEQPAELEVSSIPKRVDARDILVGKEGMKQLASLPQGARVGTSSVRRKAFLKAYRPDLQVIELRGNIDTRLAALAGDEYDAIILAAAGLIRTEMRHRIDEFIEPDILLPAPGQGALALETRADDDLNIEVAYAIHDHTTDDRITAEREFLAGLGAGCMAPVGAHATIKGGLLTLEGWVGALDGREVIRGTTQGDAAECADLGAELAQDMLGQGARDLVDAAHV comes from the coding sequence ATGCGTACGGTGACGGTAGGAACGCGCGGCTCCACGCTTGCGCTCGCGCAGACCCGCTGGGTGGTCGCCCGGCTGAAAGAGGAGTGGCCCGACACGGACTTCCGCATTCAGACGATCAGCACCAAAGGCGACCAGCAGCGGGGCAGCCTCGTGGCAATGGCCCAGCGGGGCGACAAGGGCTTCTGGGTCAAGGAGATCGAGGACGCCCTGCTGCAGAACCGCATCGATATCGCGGTGCACAGCCTCAAGGATCTGCCCACCGAACAGCCGGCGGAACTGGAAGTGTCGAGCATTCCCAAGCGCGTCGATGCGCGGGACATCCTGGTCGGCAAGGAAGGTATGAAGCAGCTCGCCAGCCTGCCGCAGGGCGCCCGCGTGGGCACCAGTTCCGTGCGCCGCAAGGCCTTCCTGAAGGCGTACCGGCCGGATCTGCAGGTCATCGAGTTGCGCGGCAACATCGACACGCGCCTCGCCGCGCTGGCGGGCGACGAGTACGACGCGATCATCCTGGCGGCCGCCGGTCTGATCCGCACCGAGATGCGCCACCGCATCGACGAGTTCATCGAGCCGGACATCCTGCTGCCTGCGCCGGGGCAGGGCGCGCTGGCGCTCGAGACCCGCGCGGACGACGACCTGAACATCGAGGTGGCCTACGCCATCCACGACCACACCACCGACGACCGCATCACGGCCGAACGCGAGTTCCTGGCGGGCCTGGGTGCCGGGTGTATGGCCCCGGTCGGCGCGCACGCGACCATCAAGGGAGGCCTGCTCACGCTGGAGGGCTGGGTCGGCGCGCTGGACGGCCGCGAGGTGATCCGGGGCACCACCCAGGGCGACGCGGCCGAATGCGCGGATCTGGGCGCAGAACTCGCGCAGGACATGCTGGGACAGGGCGCGCGCGACCTCGTGGACGCCGCGCACGTCTGA
- a CDS encoding asparaginase, whose translation MQRLAVIHTGGTISSRPAPDGRGVTPQQAPSVPGLEGVVVTDYQPFTLPSPHVTPQHMLVLARLVEQVAPQHDGVVITHGTDTLEETAFALHLLLPPSIPVVLTGSMRHMEEASWDGPGNLLDAAQVALHPRTRGRGALVVFGGDIFDARTVTKIHTTAVDAFGGYPGPIGRIDRVGHVAHVEYFATPDARTPLAPPHLDAHVEVLYAYAGWQGEGYAEAARRADGLVIAALGTGNLPAELLPLIRDTPKPVVIATRTHAGPVLPVYGYPGGGATLVEAGAIPASFLNAHKARLLLLTLLSCGLDTPGIRHVFADDAY comes from the coding sequence CTGCAGCGGCTGGCGGTCATTCATACCGGCGGAACCATCTCCAGCCGGCCCGCTCCGGACGGGCGCGGCGTCACCCCGCAGCAGGCCCCCAGCGTGCCGGGCCTGGAGGGCGTGGTGGTCACGGATTACCAGCCGTTCACGCTGCCCAGCCCGCACGTCACGCCGCAGCACATGCTGGTGCTGGCGCGGCTGGTCGAGCAGGTTGCGCCGCAGCACGACGGTGTGGTCATCACGCACGGCACGGACACGCTGGAAGAAACGGCCTTTGCGCTGCACCTGCTGCTGCCGCCCAGCATTCCGGTGGTGCTCACCGGCAGCATGCGGCACATGGAGGAAGCCTCCTGGGACGGGCCCGGCAACCTGCTGGACGCCGCGCAGGTCGCCCTGCACCCCCGCACGCGCGGGCGCGGCGCGCTGGTCGTGTTCGGCGGCGACATCTTCGACGCGCGCACCGTCACGAAGATCCACACGACGGCCGTGGACGCGTTCGGCGGGTATCCCGGTCCGATCGGGCGGATCGATCGGGTCGGTCATGTGGCGCATGTCGAGTACTTCGCCACCCCGGATGCCCGTACGCCTCTGGCCCCACCCCACCTGGACGCCCACGTGGAGGTGCTGTACGCCTACGCCGGCTGGCAGGGCGAGGGCTACGCTGAGGCGGCCCGGCGTGCCGATGGGCTGGTCATCGCCGCGCTTGGTACCGGGAACCTGCCCGCCGAACTGCTGCCGCTAATCCGCGACACGCCGAAACCCGTGGTGATTGCCACGCGCACGCACGCCGGGCCGGTGCTGCCCGTGTACGGCTACCCCGGTGGCGGGGCCACGCTGGTAGAGGCGGGCGCGATTCCCGCGAGTTTCCTCAATGCCCACAAGGCGCGGCTGCTGCTGCTGACGCTGCTGAGTTGTGGTCTGGACACGCCGGGCATCCGCCACGTGTTCGCGGACGACGCGTACTGA
- a CDS encoding zinc ribbon domain-containing protein, which produces MSDTTPLHRLQRVQELDLNLDRLRDEELNIPDDLRAARSQQESLNNDLEDTEITLEDVDRRVRGQEQDLAGTREQIERAKEEQDKNAYDARAQSQYGSRIQQLGERADEMEEDLVPLRERQRELNEKASGLRAQMRELRPALSALEDRDDQRVQDLRQQGEADRQERAALAENLDGRTMREYDMIRKAKKGLGVVEIKGGRCSGCNVVLPVSIQQKAAQGKLPPVKCPSCGRFLIRLDLQ; this is translated from the coding sequence ATGAGTGACACGACCCCCCTTCACCGCCTGCAACGCGTTCAGGAACTCGACCTGAACCTCGACCGCCTGCGCGATGAGGAACTGAATATCCCCGATGACCTGCGGGCTGCCCGCAGCCAGCAGGAAAGCCTGAACAATGACCTCGAAGACACCGAGATCACCCTGGAAGACGTCGACCGGCGCGTACGCGGCCAGGAGCAGGATCTGGCCGGAACCCGCGAGCAGATCGAGCGGGCCAAAGAGGAGCAGGACAAGAACGCCTACGACGCCCGCGCGCAGTCGCAGTACGGCAGCCGCATCCAGCAGCTCGGTGAGCGGGCCGACGAGATGGAAGAGGATCTGGTGCCCCTGCGCGAGCGCCAGCGGGAACTGAACGAGAAGGCCAGCGGCCTGCGCGCGCAAATGCGCGAACTGCGCCCGGCTCTGTCTGCCCTGGAAGACCGTGACGACCAGCGCGTCCAGGATCTGCGTCAGCAGGGCGAGGCCGACCGGCAGGAGCGCGCGGCCCTGGCCGAGAACCTCGACGGGCGCACCATGCGCGAGTACGACATGATCCGCAAGGCGAAAAAGGGCCTCGGCGTCGTGGAGATCAAGGGTGGGCGCTGCTCGGGGTGCAATGTGGTGCTGCCCGTCAGCATCCAGCAGAAAGCCGCACAGGGCAAATTGCCACCTGTCAAATGCCCGTCCTGCGGACGCTTCCTGATCCGCCTCGACCTGCAGTAA